Proteins encoded within one genomic window of Methanosarcina barkeri str. Wiesmoor:
- a CDS encoding YIP1 family protein — protein MGYIETWKEVMQSPSDFYRDMPKTGGYTDPLTFAAISFIIYAFLAILLTVLFGPGMYMGWTYGGTYGGMYEGMYGSARGLGFFAILMTVIITPIAGIISIFIEAAILYIIYKILGGTGSYEGTVRFISYATAVLVLSWIPIVGWIAGIYGIYLYIVGGMYVHDISMARSVIAVLLPTLLIILLMAIFIAWLFAFSGLFLLGFFSTGVILL, from the coding sequence ATGGGTTATATCGAAACCTGGAAAGAGGTAATGCAAAGCCCGTCTGACTTTTACAGAGACATGCCTAAGACCGGAGGGTATACTGATCCGCTTACCTTTGCAGCAATCAGTTTCATCATATACGCATTTTTAGCCATACTTTTAACCGTCCTCTTTGGCCCTGGAATGTATATGGGCTGGACGTACGGTGGAACGTATGGTGGGATGTACGAGGGTATGTACGGTAGTGCGCGAGGGCTTGGCTTTTTCGCGATACTTATGACTGTGATCATAACACCTATTGCAGGTATTATTTCTATATTTATCGAAGCTGCAATACTCTATATTATTTATAAAATACTTGGAGGAACGGGAAGTTACGAAGGCACTGTAAGATTCATTTCTTATGCAACTGCTGTACTGGTACTTTCCTGGATTCCTATCGTCGGCTGGATTGCCGGAATTTACGGGATATATCTCTATATTGTGGGCGGAATGTATGTCCATGATATAAGCATGGCAAGGTCCGTAATAGCTGTACTGCTACCAACTTTACTTATAATCCTGCTTATGGCCATATTTATAGCATGGCTATTTGCTTTCTCAGGATTATTTCTCTTAGGGTTCTTTTCTACGGGTGTTATCCTTTTATAA
- the nth gene encoding endonuclease III, with translation MDIDELMKRLFELYPEASNDGFTDPFFALISTVMSHRTRDDVTYPAASKLFERFSTPEEMVRADVSEIETLIKDVGFYRVKAGRIKEISRLLLEKYGGRVPDDMEALLELPGVGRKTANCVLAHAFLKDALAVDTHVHRISNRLGLVETKVPEETETELKKIFPQKYWRHVNLLLVKLGQNTCRPISPRCKTCTLDDICPKILL, from the coding sequence ATGGACATTGATGAACTCATGAAGAGGCTCTTTGAACTTTATCCTGAAGCTTCTAACGATGGCTTTACAGATCCTTTTTTTGCGTTAATTTCTACTGTGATGTCCCACAGAACCCGGGATGATGTGACCTATCCAGCGGCTAGCAAGCTTTTTGAGAGATTTTCGACTCCTGAAGAAATGGTGAGAGCTGATGTTAGCGAGATTGAAACTCTTATAAAAGATGTGGGCTTTTACAGAGTTAAAGCAGGAAGAATAAAGGAAATTTCCAGACTTCTTCTAGAAAAATATGGTGGCAGGGTTCCTGACGATATGGAAGCTCTTCTTGAACTGCCTGGAGTCGGCAGGAAGACTGCCAACTGCGTGCTTGCCCATGCTTTTCTCAAGGATGCCCTTGCCGTGGACACTCATGTCCACAGGATTTCTAACAGGCTAGGTCTAGTAGAGACAAAAGTCCCTGAAGAAACTGAAACCGAATTAAAAAAGATCTTTCCACAGAAATATTGGAGACATGTAAATCTCTTGCTCGTAAAATTAGGGCAAAATACCTGCCGGCCTATTTCTCCAAGGTGCAAAACATGTACTCTTGAT